The following proteins are encoded in a genomic region of Spirosoma sp. SC4-14:
- a CDS encoding YbhB/YbcL family Raf kinase inhibitor-like protein, with protein sequence MRSSTRILLGLIVLFGLFMVVMHYRAKGQRDDEEAYLATLHKNIALSSSSFPPNGDMPVNCSCRGAEASPALAWENNLPDTQSYVLLATDYDVPTPTLPIFNISHWVLYNLPASVRSIPEAVTAEQMQLLGGKIGKNSAGNLKFIGPCPPAGRHAYWFRIYALDESLSFTDVPTKQQVIEAMKGHILGYGELRGYFE encoded by the coding sequence ATGCGCTCTTCTACGAGAATTCTTCTGGGATTGATCGTCCTGTTTGGGTTATTTATGGTCGTAATGCATTATCGGGCAAAGGGCCAACGCGACGATGAAGAGGCTTATCTGGCAACATTGCATAAGAATATTGCCCTGTCCAGTAGTTCATTTCCACCCAATGGCGATATGCCCGTAAACTGTAGCTGTCGTGGTGCAGAGGCATCGCCCGCTTTAGCCTGGGAAAATAATTTGCCCGATACCCAATCATATGTACTATTGGCGACGGACTACGACGTGCCCACACCGACATTGCCTATCTTTAATATCTCCCACTGGGTGCTTTACAACCTCCCGGCTTCGGTCAGAAGTATTCCTGAAGCCGTTACAGCGGAGCAAATGCAATTGCTGGGAGGGAAAATAGGTAAAAACTCTGCCGGGAATCTCAAATTTATTGGCCCTTGCCCACCTGCCGGGCGCCATGCTTATTGGTTTCGGATCTACGCCCTCGATGAATCGCTCTCCTTTACCGATGTTCCGACGAAGCAGCAGGTTATTGAAGCCATGAAAGGCCATATTCTTGGCTATGGAGAGTTAAGGGGGTATTTCGAATAG
- a CDS encoding TonB-dependent receptor: MKKFLLLLLALTSRLSVLAQINVEGIVTDANQQPLAGVTIVVRGTSESAVTQTDGHFMLPTAQALPFVLLASLDGYQRQNIQVRGNNFRRVLATLVADAIVPDDRIVAASRVQEPRRMAAVTTEKLGVDQFRQSPAISPFDAIQNLRGVDFFTQSFFFKSVNMRGFGATDNFRFLQLTDGMDNRSPGLGFGFGNVAGLPDLDVETIELVPGASSALYGPGAMQGLLSTTSKNPFTYQGLSAQLKAGANNFGKPGFGPKGYGNIAIRYAKEINDRLAIKINFQHISATDFIADNYDDRSTRARDNFFATNSRQSNIATGIAYRPNSNASANLQYDGVNVYGDEINAGGAYLFPSDYANVSLQNKLVTRTGYSELAMLGNSGSVFNNRANVSIHYKLADKVEASLGWYYGNGNFIQTGNYRNYFPDYRQNQFKAEIRGENFFLRAYTTQQKAEGWSIGQTAVGVNNAWKSLDQWATEFGQVYIDNKVSAGLARNEADRGSYLPGTSAFNRARDRLSTTFNTDTIAGFENTTGTRFRDNSSLWHYEGMYNFTNLIGFADVIAGASVRHYALNSAGTLFALKADGSEYSINEYGAYVQATKALEVGSSVIVKPTVTLRYDKNQYVDGRFSPRAAAVVSAGNHAFRVSWQTAFRNPSPMQLFAAPAPGKNGEDGGDASAIESAGLLTHPAYPATSVASFMDKLITEDRLRSQAYIPAPMTTEKMQTWEVGYNVLLTNKLTFDAYFFHSAYTDLITAQPFFQTNTAQISDLTSGAYRTLQINFNSFSKVFVNGAGVSLNYEPGRGYLLSGNYAYQVGTITLRDAQGKLSKDNAGNDIVRRRMSNPEVIQKGRNYFNSPENRFTISLSNAHLTDRIGATLLYRWTGRTWYEQGITAGDVWLPSWGSLDAQVSYRLPHYKSIVKLGGTNLLNQYYAQGYGLARIGGLYYVSVLFDELL; this comes from the coding sequence ATGAAGAAATTTCTTTTACTGTTACTGGCGTTAACGAGCCGATTATCCGTACTGGCGCAGATCAATGTGGAGGGAATCGTTACTGATGCGAACCAACAGCCGTTAGCCGGCGTAACAATTGTTGTTCGGGGAACCAGCGAAAGTGCCGTTACTCAGACCGATGGCCATTTCATGCTACCAACGGCTCAAGCGCTGCCTTTCGTTCTGCTGGCTTCATTAGATGGTTATCAACGTCAGAACATTCAGGTTCGGGGCAATAATTTCCGTCGTGTTCTGGCAACACTCGTAGCCGATGCCATTGTGCCCGACGATCGGATTGTAGCGGCCAGCCGGGTGCAGGAACCCCGTCGTATGGCGGCCGTAACGACCGAGAAACTTGGTGTTGATCAATTTCGGCAATCGCCCGCAATCAGCCCCTTCGATGCCATACAAAATCTCCGGGGAGTCGATTTCTTTACGCAGAGTTTCTTTTTTAAATCGGTAAATATGCGCGGCTTCGGTGCAACCGACAACTTCCGGTTTCTGCAACTGACCGACGGTATGGATAACCGTTCGCCAGGGCTTGGTTTCGGCTTTGGAAATGTTGCTGGTTTGCCTGATCTGGATGTCGAAACGATTGAATTGGTGCCGGGGGCTTCGTCGGCGTTGTATGGCCCAGGTGCCATGCAGGGATTATTATCGACCACCAGCAAAAATCCTTTCACCTACCAGGGATTGAGTGCTCAGCTAAAAGCAGGAGCTAACAATTTTGGTAAACCAGGGTTTGGGCCCAAAGGCTACGGCAATATTGCTATTCGGTATGCCAAAGAAATCAACGACCGGTTGGCCATAAAGATCAATTTTCAACACATAAGCGCAACCGACTTTATTGCTGACAATTATGATGACCGCTCGACCCGCGCCCGCGATAATTTTTTTGCTACCAATAGCCGACAGAGCAATATTGCTACTGGCATTGCTTATCGGCCCAACAGTAATGCCAGCGCGAATCTGCAATATGACGGAGTAAATGTTTATGGCGATGAAATAAATGCCGGAGGGGCGTATCTGTTTCCGTCCGATTATGCCAATGTGTCGTTGCAAAACAAGCTGGTAACCCGGACGGGATATTCGGAACTGGCCATGTTGGGTAATAGCGGCAGCGTGTTTAATAACCGGGCAAACGTGTCCATACACTATAAGCTTGCCGATAAGGTTGAAGCATCGCTGGGCTGGTATTATGGGAATGGTAATTTTATTCAGACCGGAAACTACCGTAATTATTTCCCCGATTATCGGCAAAATCAGTTCAAAGCCGAAATTCGTGGCGAAAATTTCTTCCTGCGAGCCTACACAACCCAGCAGAAAGCCGAAGGCTGGAGTATCGGCCAAACGGCTGTTGGGGTTAATAATGCCTGGAAATCGCTGGATCAATGGGCAACGGAATTCGGACAGGTATATATCGACAATAAAGTCAGTGCCGGACTGGCCCGTAATGAAGCTGATCGGGGGAGCTATCTGCCTGGTACTAGTGCGTTCAATAGAGCCCGCGATCGGCTGTCAACTACGTTCAATACCGATACCATTGCTGGATTCGAAAATACGACCGGAACCCGTTTTCGTGATAACTCGTCGCTCTGGCATTATGAAGGTATGTATAATTTCACGAACCTGATTGGGTTTGCCGATGTGATTGCCGGAGCCAGTGTTCGGCACTATGCGTTAAATTCGGCAGGAACGTTATTTGCCCTGAAAGCCGACGGATCGGAGTATTCAATCAACGAATATGGGGCTTATGTGCAGGCTACCAAAGCGTTGGAGGTAGGTTCTTCTGTAATCGTAAAACCAACGGTTACGCTTCGGTACGACAAAAATCAATATGTAGACGGGCGGTTTTCGCCCAGGGCTGCTGCTGTCGTTAGTGCAGGGAATCATGCCTTTCGGGTATCGTGGCAAACGGCGTTTCGCAATCCATCCCCTATGCAACTGTTTGCGGCTCCGGCACCCGGAAAAAATGGCGAAGATGGCGGAGATGCCTCTGCCATCGAATCGGCAGGTTTACTGACGCATCCAGCCTATCCGGCAACCAGTGTTGCTAGTTTTATGGATAAACTGATTACGGAAGATCGACTCCGGAGTCAGGCCTATATTCCTGCTCCAATGACAACCGAAAAAATGCAGACCTGGGAGGTGGGGTATAATGTGTTGCTAACGAATAAACTAACGTTCGATGCTTATTTCTTCCATAGCGCTTATACCGATCTGATTACAGCTCAGCCCTTTTTCCAGACCAATACTGCCCAGATAAGCGATCTGACAAGCGGAGCTTACCGAACCCTGCAAATCAATTTTAACAGCTTCAGCAAGGTATTTGTCAATGGAGCTGGCGTTAGTCTGAATTATGAGCCAGGGCGAGGGTATCTGCTGAGCGGAAATTATGCGTATCAGGTAGGGACCATTACCTTGCGCGATGCACAGGGTAAACTCAGTAAAGACAATGCGGGAAATGATATTGTCAGGCGCCGGATGAGCAACCCTGAAGTTATTCAGAAAGGCCGTAATTACTTTAATTCGCCCGAAAATCGCTTTACTATCAGCCTGAGTAATGCGCACCTGACCGACCGAATCGGGGCTACTTTGTTGTACCGCTGGACCGGACGGACCTGGTATGAGCAGGGCATTACGGCTGGCGATGTTTGGTTGCCCTCGTGGGGGAGCCTCGATGCACAGGTTTCGTACCGTTTGCCGCACTACAAATCTATTGTGAAGCTGGGAGGGACAAATCTACTAAACCAGTATTATGCGCAGGGGTATGGCCTTGCCCGGATCGGCGGACTGTATTATGTGAGCGTGTTATTCGACGAACTGCTCTAA
- a CDS encoding TonB-dependent receptor: MKQILTSSFLIGALLIPFALSAQHAPVINSTVSGKIIDARTKELLVGATVTIKGTTNGSTTDLEGQFKLLTGQKLPFTVVVSFVGYQTKEVVMTDNQTEIQLEEAANQLADVVITSRRRQESSQDVPIPISIVGGTRAEDAGAFNVNRLKELVPTVQLYSSNARNTTLNIRGLGSTFGLTNDGIDPGVGFYVDGVYYARPAATALDFIDIEQVEVLRGPQGTLFGKNTTAGAFNISTRPAGFTPSGSFELSYGNYGFIQAKGSLTGPLSSKLAARISFTGTQRNGLFYNVHTQERINDINNIGVRGQLLYTPSDNVKFTLIADVSDQKPNGYGWPIAGVVATKRAAYRQFNAIIADLNYTIPYTSAFQRIVDLDTPSKADNQLGGVSLNADIKLGSGTLTSTTAWRYWKWDPLNDRDYIGLPVFTISSGNSVHNQWSQEIRYAGKVSAKLNGVVGVFGLWQDLKSDPVQTEEAGSAQWRFAQSSISPLWQTPGLFDNFGIHTTNRIQSTSLAIFGQADWAITDQIHLLPGIRYNYDRKIANYKRETYGGLQTTDAALLALKNAVYTNQAFDTDVSSGNLSGQLTLQYKINRSINAFGTFSISYKPVGVNIGGLPTANGQVLLDLAKVKPEFVTHRELGIKTRPTPNSLLNVVFHYTDIKDYQTQVQTPEPGVNRGYLANAEKVRVLGVEVDGNIRVANRLTLNAALAYTDGLYVSFKNAPVPLEEVGGEQAFKDISGGVLPGISKWSGSVGGEVTAKGQLISLKGNYFFGVDAFYRSTFSSSPSPSQYLNIDGYSLANSRLGFRASTGISVFLWGRNLSNTNYYEQLLAAPGSAGHYAGIVGDPRTYGITFRYTF, encoded by the coding sequence ATGAAGCAAATTTTAACATCATCGTTTCTGATTGGGGCCTTACTGATCCCGTTCGCACTATCTGCTCAGCATGCACCCGTTATCAACTCAACTGTTTCTGGGAAAATCATCGATGCCCGCACCAAAGAACTATTGGTTGGGGCAACAGTAACCATCAAAGGAACAACCAATGGCAGCACTACCGATCTGGAGGGACAATTTAAACTGCTTACTGGCCAGAAGCTTCCATTTACGGTTGTGGTCTCTTTTGTAGGGTATCAGACAAAAGAAGTTGTTATGACTGATAATCAGACCGAAATCCAGCTCGAAGAAGCCGCCAATCAGTTGGCCGATGTCGTCATTACATCCCGGCGTCGTCAGGAATCGTCGCAGGATGTACCCATTCCGATTTCAATTGTGGGCGGTACTCGTGCCGAAGATGCCGGAGCTTTTAATGTAAATCGCCTGAAAGAGCTGGTACCAACTGTACAGTTATATTCCTCCAATGCTCGCAATACTACGCTTAATATTCGGGGGTTGGGTTCTACATTCGGCTTAACCAACGATGGTATCGACCCTGGGGTTGGCTTTTATGTCGATGGGGTTTACTATGCTCGTCCGGCGGCTACGGCACTCGATTTTATCGATATTGAACAGGTAGAGGTATTAAGAGGCCCGCAGGGAACCTTGTTTGGGAAAAACACAACGGCGGGCGCTTTTAATATTTCAACGCGACCGGCGGGTTTTACGCCGAGTGGAAGTTTTGAGCTGAGTTATGGCAACTACGGATTCATTCAGGCAAAAGGTTCGCTGACGGGCCCCTTGAGCAGTAAGCTGGCAGCCCGTATATCGTTTACCGGAACGCAGCGAAATGGTTTGTTCTACAATGTGCACACCCAGGAGCGTATTAATGACATTAACAATATTGGAGTGCGGGGGCAACTGTTGTATACGCCTTCCGACAACGTAAAATTTACCCTGATCGCAGATGTTTCCGATCAGAAGCCCAATGGGTACGGTTGGCCAATAGCGGGGGTTGTCGCCACAAAACGAGCTGCCTACCGTCAGTTTAATGCCATAATTGCCGATTTGAACTATACAATCCCTTACACGAGTGCTTTTCAACGGATCGTTGACCTCGACACACCCTCAAAGGCCGATAATCAGCTTGGGGGTGTATCGTTGAACGCCGACATTAAGCTAGGTTCTGGAACGCTGACGTCTACAACAGCCTGGCGATACTGGAAATGGGACCCGCTGAACGATCGGGATTATATTGGATTACCAGTTTTCACCATTTCGTCTGGCAATTCGGTCCATAACCAGTGGTCGCAGGAAATACGGTATGCTGGTAAAGTATCTGCTAAATTAAATGGCGTTGTTGGGGTATTTGGGCTTTGGCAGGATTTGAAATCCGATCCTGTTCAGACCGAAGAAGCCGGTTCGGCCCAGTGGCGGTTTGCCCAAAGTTCCATTAGCCCGCTCTGGCAAACACCGGGTCTGTTCGATAATTTTGGTATCCATACGACCAACCGAATTCAAAGCACAAGTCTGGCTATTTTTGGCCAGGCCGACTGGGCCATAACCGATCAGATTCACCTATTACCCGGAATCCGGTATAATTATGACCGGAAAATTGCCAACTATAAACGTGAGACCTATGGCGGGCTTCAGACTACCGACGCTGCGTTGCTGGCCCTGAAGAATGCTGTTTATACTAATCAGGCGTTCGATACGGATGTATCGTCGGGTAATTTATCTGGACAATTAACGCTGCAATACAAAATCAATAGGTCGATCAATGCATTCGGGACCTTCTCGATAAGCTACAAACCTGTAGGTGTTAACATTGGCGGTTTGCCAACAGCGAATGGACAGGTATTACTCGATCTGGCTAAAGTGAAGCCTGAGTTTGTAACCCATCGCGAATTAGGGATCAAAACAAGACCTACGCCCAACTCACTCCTGAATGTGGTGTTCCATTATACCGATATTAAAGACTACCAGACCCAGGTGCAAACGCCGGAACCGGGCGTAAACCGGGGCTATCTGGCCAATGCCGAAAAGGTGCGTGTGTTGGGAGTTGAAGTAGATGGAAACATACGGGTGGCCAATCGATTGACACTGAATGCGGCCCTGGCGTATACCGATGGACTATATGTGTCATTTAAAAATGCGCCCGTACCCCTCGAAGAAGTCGGTGGCGAACAGGCTTTTAAAGATATTTCGGGAGGTGTGTTGCCAGGGATCTCCAAATGGTCGGGTTCGGTAGGGGGCGAAGTGACTGCCAAAGGGCAGCTCATTAGCTTAAAAGGAAATTACTTTTTTGGTGTTGATGCCTTCTATCGGTCAACATTTTCATCGAGTCCATCGCCTTCTCAGTATTTAAATATTGATGGTTATAGTCTGGCGAATAGCCGCCTTGGGTTTAGAGCATCGACCGGAATTTCGGTTTTTCTGTGGGGACGCAACTTGTCCAATACCAATTATTATGAGCAGTTGCTGGCGGCTCCCGGAAGTGCCGGGCATTATGCAGGCATCGTAGGCGATCCGCGCACCTATGGCATTACGTTCCGGTATACATTCTGA
- a CDS encoding DUF3109 family protein, with amino-acid sequence MILIENTCISDDVAEKFFVCNLDKCKGACCVEGDMGAPLEGDEPAILDRIFDEIKPYLSPEGIRVIEQKGGYESDGDGGFVTTTVGGRECVYATWDERGILKCGIEEAYNDGKVDWKKPISCHLYPIRVTKYESFHALNYDRWPICSPACSFGEQLNVPIYKFVREALIRAYGEEWYAQLTKAIEEKE; translated from the coding sequence ATGATTCTTATTGAAAATACCTGTATAAGCGACGACGTCGCCGAAAAATTTTTCGTCTGCAATTTAGATAAATGCAAAGGAGCCTGCTGTGTTGAGGGCGATATGGGTGCCCCGCTGGAAGGCGACGAACCGGCTATTCTCGACCGCATTTTCGACGAGATTAAACCCTATCTTTCGCCCGAAGGAATTCGGGTAATCGAACAAAAAGGGGGCTACGAATCCGATGGTGACGGCGGTTTTGTTACCACAACGGTTGGTGGTCGCGAGTGTGTATATGCCACCTGGGACGAACGCGGCATTCTGAAGTGTGGTATTGAAGAAGCCTATAACGACGGCAAAGTTGACTGGAAAAAACCGATTTCCTGCCACCTATATCCCATTCGTGTTACCAAATACGAGTCGTTTCATGCGCTCAACTACGACCGTTGGCCTATCTGTAGCCCAGCCTGTAGCTTCGGCGAACAACTCAATGTACCTATCTACAAGTTTGTCCGTGAGGCTCTCATCCGCGCTTATGGCGAAGAATGGTATGCGCAACTGACAAAAGCAATCGAAGAGAAGGAATAA
- a CDS encoding ThuA domain-containing protein: MPSFFRKSVLVFCCLCFWGSGYAQSTASSFRVIAFYTAKNDRAHISFVHEANRWFPEMAAQYNFTYDSTDNWNNLNADFLATYQVVLFLDTRPEEPAQREAFQKYMENGGGWLGFHFAAFALTPSAYPQNWDWYHNQFLGSGQYKSNTWRPTSAILRVEDRKHPVTKKLPETFKSAPNEWYRWENDLRTNPDIRILLSIDPASFPLGTGPKPHEIWHSGYYPVVWTNKKYRMVYVNMGHNDIDYENKTNKELSFTFANETQNQLIINSLLWLGRGQKKKTK; encoded by the coding sequence ATGCCTTCATTTTTTCGGAAGTCAGTTCTTGTTTTTTGCTGCCTGTGTTTTTGGGGCAGCGGGTATGCACAGTCTACCGCTTCGTCGTTCAGAGTAATTGCCTTCTACACGGCCAAAAACGATCGTGCACACATTAGCTTTGTGCACGAGGCCAATCGATGGTTTCCTGAAATGGCTGCTCAATACAACTTCACCTACGACTCGACCGACAACTGGAATAATCTGAATGCCGATTTTCTGGCTACTTATCAGGTCGTTCTGTTCCTGGATACGCGCCCCGAAGAACCCGCTCAGCGGGAGGCTTTTCAAAAATATATGGAGAATGGAGGGGGTTGGCTTGGTTTCCATTTTGCCGCTTTTGCCCTAACGCCATCTGCCTATCCACAAAACTGGGATTGGTATCACAATCAGTTTCTGGGATCGGGGCAATATAAAAGCAATACCTGGCGTCCCACTTCGGCAATACTACGGGTTGAAGACCGAAAGCACCCCGTCACCAAAAAATTGCCCGAAACCTTCAAATCAGCACCCAATGAATGGTATCGTTGGGAAAACGACTTACGAACGAATCCCGATATCCGTATTCTGCTGTCAATCGATCCGGCCAGTTTTCCGTTAGGAACCGGCCCTAAGCCGCACGAAATATGGCATAGTGGCTATTATCCGGTTGTCTGGACCAATAAAAAGTACAGAATGGTGTATGTAAATATGGGTCATAACGACATAGACTACGAAAATAAAACGAACAAAGAACTGTCGTTTACCTTCGCCAACGAAACTCAGAACCAGCTTATTATCAATAGTTTACTGTGGCTGGGTAGAGGGCAAAAAAAGAAAACGAAGTAA
- a CDS encoding serine hydrolase → MTTRLLITLLTGLLLVGSTIAQPINAPQIDALVQRTLTTFDVPGIAVAVIKDGKVIHSKGYGVRSLKTGAKVDENTLFGIASNSKAFTAAALGMLMEEGKLTWDDKVIDYIPEFRMYNPYVTEEFTIRDLLTHRSGLGLGAGDLMFWPDSSNFTMKDIIHNLRYLKPVSGFRTKYDYDNLLYMVAGEVIERVSGKSWSEFVEERIMKPLGMNRSAGSYERLADKVNVIDAHAPVNGKVQVISRDMFRFGYSAGGINSSVADMSRWVIAQLNKGKYGDNKQLFSEKIHADMWSPQTILPVSPTPIPPYNTHFSAYGLGWGLSDVKGYKQVTHTGGLAGMATQVTLIPELQLGIIVFTNQQSGAAFSAITNTIKDSYLGLPATDWVSRYGERVKQGQQEADKIAKEIWEGIASEQSKNTKSIDFSNYAGTYRDRWFGDVVLSQQGGKWWFRSVRSPKLTGELFYYKGNTFVVKWNNRSLDADAFVTFSVDDGMKPSSIKMKPISPLTDFSFDFQDLDLQRVKE, encoded by the coding sequence ATGACAACCCGATTACTGATCACGCTCTTAACAGGCCTGCTGCTTGTAGGCTCCACTATAGCTCAGCCCATCAACGCTCCGCAGATTGACGCCTTAGTGCAGCGAACCTTAACCACATTCGATGTGCCGGGCATAGCCGTCGCCGTTATCAAAGATGGCAAGGTTATCCATTCGAAAGGCTATGGCGTGCGTTCGTTAAAAACAGGCGCTAAAGTCGATGAAAATACGCTGTTTGGTATTGCCTCGAATAGCAAAGCGTTTACGGCAGCAGCACTGGGAATGCTGATGGAAGAAGGTAAACTGACCTGGGACGATAAGGTCATTGATTACATACCGGAGTTTCGTATGTATAATCCTTACGTGACCGAGGAGTTTACCATTCGGGATCTGCTGACTCATCGGAGCGGCTTAGGTCTTGGAGCGGGCGATCTGATGTTCTGGCCCGATTCCAGCAATTTCACCATGAAAGACATTATCCATAATCTGCGCTACCTGAAACCCGTGTCGGGCTTTCGGACGAAATATGATTATGATAATCTGCTCTACATGGTGGCCGGAGAAGTGATTGAGCGGGTTAGCGGCAAGAGCTGGTCTGAGTTTGTGGAAGAGCGGATTATGAAACCACTCGGCATGAACCGCAGTGCGGGGTCTTACGAACGGCTGGCCGACAAGGTTAACGTGATTGATGCCCACGCGCCAGTTAACGGAAAAGTGCAGGTAATCAGTCGTGATATGTTTCGATTCGGGTATTCGGCCGGGGGGATCAACTCCAGCGTGGCCGATATGAGTAGATGGGTTATTGCACAGTTAAATAAAGGGAAATACGGCGATAATAAGCAGTTGTTTTCGGAGAAAATACACGCCGATATGTGGAGTCCGCAAACCATTCTGCCCGTAAGCCCAACGCCCATTCCGCCTTATAATACGCATTTTTCTGCTTATGGATTAGGCTGGGGACTCAGCGATGTGAAAGGCTACAAGCAAGTAACACACACGGGTGGTTTGGCTGGCATGGCCACGCAGGTAACTCTGATTCCTGAACTACAACTCGGAATTATTGTTTTTACGAACCAGCAATCGGGCGCAGCTTTCAGTGCCATTACGAACACCATAAAAGATAGCTATCTGGGGCTACCTGCAACCGACTGGGTTAGCCGTTACGGCGAGCGCGTGAAGCAGGGGCAGCAAGAAGCCGACAAAATTGCTAAGGAAATCTGGGAAGGAATTGCCAGCGAGCAGAGCAAAAACACAAAGTCAATTGATTTTTCGAACTATGCCGGAACGTATCGCGACCGTTGGTTTGGCGATGTAGTGCTAAGCCAGCAGGGCGGCAAATGGTGGTTTCGGTCGGTGCGTTCGCCAAAGCTAACCGGTGAGCTTTTTTATTACAAAGGCAATACATTTGTGGTTAAATGGAACAACCGGAGCCTGGATGCCGATGCATTTGTGACCTTCTCCGTCGATGATGGAATGAAACCCAGCTCCATAAAAATGAAGCCGATCTCGCCCCTGACCGACTTTAGTTTCGATTTTCAGGACCTCGATCTGCAACGGGTTAAGGAATAA